Proteins from a genomic interval of Fundulus heteroclitus isolate FHET01 chromosome 21, MU-UCD_Fhet_4.1, whole genome shotgun sequence:
- the flj11011l gene encoding probable ubiquitin-conjugating enzyme E2 W-B isoform X1: MCPRTTQKRLQKELLALQNDPPPGMTLDEKSVQNTITQWIVDMEGASGTLYEGEKFQLLFKFSSRYPFDSPQVMFTGENIPVHPHVYSNGHICLSILTEDWSPALSVQSVCLSIISMLSSCKEKRRPPDNSFYVRTCNKNPKKTKWWYHDDTC; the protein is encoded by the exons aaaaGGCTACAAAAGGAATTATTGGCCCTGCAAAATGATCCGCCCCCAGGAATGACGCTCGATGAGAAAAGTGTACAGAACACCATCACACA gtgGATTGTAGATATGGAAGGCGCATCTGGCACGTTGTATGAAGGAGAGaaatttcagctgcttttcaaATTTAGTAGTCGATATCCTTTTGATTCCCCTCAG GTAATGTTCACAGGAGAGAATATACCTGTCCACCCACACGTGTATAGCAACGGTCACATCTGTCTATCTATTCTGACGGAAGACTGGTCACCAGCGCTCTCCGTGCAATCAGTTTGTCTTAGTATTATCAGCATGTTGTCCAGCTGCAAAGAAAAG AGACGACCACCTGATAACTCGTTTTATGTAAGAACATGTaacaaaaatccaaagaaaacaaaatggtgGTATCACG ATGATACATGCTAA
- the flj11011l gene encoding probable ubiquitin-conjugating enzyme E2 W-B isoform X3, producing MTLDEKSVQNTITQWIVDMEGASGTLYEGEKFQLLFKFSSRYPFDSPQVMFTGENIPVHPHVYSNGHICLSILTEDWSPALSVQSVCLSIISMLSSCKEKRRPPDNSFYVRTCNKNPKKTKWWYHDDTC from the exons ATGACGCTCGATGAGAAAAGTGTACAGAACACCATCACACA gtgGATTGTAGATATGGAAGGCGCATCTGGCACGTTGTATGAAGGAGAGaaatttcagctgcttttcaaATTTAGTAGTCGATATCCTTTTGATTCCCCTCAG GTAATGTTCACAGGAGAGAATATACCTGTCCACCCACACGTGTATAGCAACGGTCACATCTGTCTATCTATTCTGACGGAAGACTGGTCACCAGCGCTCTCCGTGCAATCAGTTTGTCTTAGTATTATCAGCATGTTGTCCAGCTGCAAAGAAAAG AGACGACCACCTGATAACTCGTTTTATGTAAGAACATGTaacaaaaatccaaagaaaacaaaatggtgGTATCACG ATGATACATGCTAA
- the flj11011l gene encoding probable ubiquitin-conjugating enzyme E2 W-B isoform X2, with amino-acid sequence MASMQKRLQKELLALQNDPPPGMTLDEKSVQNTITQWIVDMEGASGTLYEGEKFQLLFKFSSRYPFDSPQVMFTGENIPVHPHVYSNGHICLSILTEDWSPALSVQSVCLSIISMLSSCKEKRRPPDNSFYVRTCNKNPKKTKWWYHDDTC; translated from the exons aaaaGGCTACAAAAGGAATTATTGGCCCTGCAAAATGATCCGCCCCCAGGAATGACGCTCGATGAGAAAAGTGTACAGAACACCATCACACA gtgGATTGTAGATATGGAAGGCGCATCTGGCACGTTGTATGAAGGAGAGaaatttcagctgcttttcaaATTTAGTAGTCGATATCCTTTTGATTCCCCTCAG GTAATGTTCACAGGAGAGAATATACCTGTCCACCCACACGTGTATAGCAACGGTCACATCTGTCTATCTATTCTGACGGAAGACTGGTCACCAGCGCTCTCCGTGCAATCAGTTTGTCTTAGTATTATCAGCATGTTGTCCAGCTGCAAAGAAAAG AGACGACCACCTGATAACTCGTTTTATGTAAGAACATGTaacaaaaatccaaagaaaacaaaatggtgGTATCACG ATGATACATGCTAA